gccaggcgcagcctcactcAGGAGCGAcctgcacccaggcgcagcctcacccaagcgcggtctgcacccaggcgcggtctcacccaggcgtggtctcacacccaggcgcaACATTgtggacgcagacgtgatgtacaaGGACACCGAGGCCGCTCGTCTATGATCCAATCGTGTCACTGTAAACTTATGCCACCACtaggactctgggccaccgcttagaagtcacgtcacccagacggattcaagcaccaatgacgttatcatcacacgcgagtatctatccgccaaggatcttgataccaccaggacactccctccagcggggagatggccaatcaggatagagccctgctacccagggcctctatccactcaacggcacactcgccatcaaactgggactctccatatcatcatactccactataaaaggaaaggtacaccacccttagaggaaaaaaaaaactgagattgaattctacattcatctgtttgctcaggagatctaactttgacattggagagccctaggccggaaccacaccggttctctctgttgaccccttggtctttttgcaggtgacggcactcgcaggaccgctcgacgatttcttgacgcaacaggagGAGATAAAAATCCAGCAATGACTCCCAActtcaactaaacatgcatcaTGCCACACACTAATTCCATGAGTGTGTTGACAAAAATGAGCAACACCAAAGCCAAGCCACATTACTCAACTTTTAAAATTATGGTGTATGAATTGGGAATTGATATTAGATGAGTTATGAAATATGTATGGATTAATTTTGAATGTTATAGTTGTCTTGAAcattagaagcatgtattttaaattaaaattcatcaatttatatgaaaataatgCCATTTTTGTAGTTccatttttttccaaatataaACATTTAAAACTCATACCATATGTTTTCAGTTATTTATTGTTCTCTGTTTTTTAGGCcaactgttctctgtgctgggggcgtaggctgtgcccagacacataggggtgggaaaaatgaccacctcacTCCCTGAATGGctagcccatgtgtctggacacagCTTGCActacagcacagagaacatcagcccttgtcagtttgcaattttttaccgtttaaaacccaTACCATCTGTTTCCATTTTCACTAACTAaacttaagggtgtcaaaacaaaTCGAAACCGTGAAACAGTTtgataaatggttcgattatggtttcaaatttgaggtcgtttagttaaatggtttgAACCGAACCTAATAACACTCTAAAATATACATAAATGTGTCAAAAGCAAATAGAAACCGTCtactgaaccaaaccaaatcaaatcgttcaaaatcaaaaccgtaaaaccgtttaataaatgattcgattatggtttcaaagttgataccgtttagttaaacggtttgaaCCGAACCGATTAACACCGTCTATACTCTCGACTCACAATTTCAGTTCCGGATCAGAATCCGCGGTCATCAATTCAATTTCCGATTTTTCAAACAGTGTCCCCCCGAGTCGTGACTCACAATGCCGTCGCTGCTGGTCCTAAATTTGGCAGATCGCTTTGTCCTCAACCAGCACTGTGATGAGTGAAGAGTGAAGAGTGAGGAGTGAAGATGTTTATCCTACACCCCTTCACCTCACTACTTCAGCCTCCGAAGCTGAAGCTAAAAAGCTGTAACTTCTCCGGCGGACCTTGCTTCTCTGCTTCACTTCATCCTTTACCTTTTATTACTCTTCCAAGTTCGTGTAGTCGATGGAGACCTGAAACCTCGTCCCTAGTTGCAAGAACCAATCGAAATGGAGAAAGTGAAAACCAGAAATTgcagaaagaaaatgaagaagatgatgaggataTGGACGAATACGAAGACGAAGATTATGGAGAGGTTTCTTCTGGGAATAATTtcagagggagagaagaagaagagaaggattaTGACCGAGACCCGGCATTTGCTGAAATTCTTGGTAGTTATTTCGATAACCCAGAAAAAGCCCAGGCCCGAGTAAGATACCATCACCAACTGTATTTCTTTTCAGTTAGTGTTCACTTCATTCTACGATTTCATGGATTTCTGTAATAtttattgccaaaaaaaaaaaaaaaacttattttagaTTCTCCGTTGttgtttttttgaaaatccctgGAAGTTACAGGCCCGATTTGACTCCGGGATTCCTTTATTCTTAAttggttttcctttttctttcagtGTCTgtgcttttctttttggtagatTTACAAATTTTCAAGGCGATTTTCAAGGCGTTTAATGTCAAATGAAATATCTTTTAGGTGGAGGAAAGAATcaggaagaaaagaagcaaaataCTGCACACTAAAACTGGTTCTTCTCTACCCATGAAAGTGACATTCAACAAGTAAGTTGCAGATGTATGTTTATTGTTAAATAACTTAAATGTGTCACTTAGCTGGTCTTTATTCCCACTCTTTAAAGCTCGGAAATCAATCAAATGAGTGGTCTTAGTGTAAGATTTGTGGATTTTGCAATCTCTAGCTTTATCGTAAGATCAACCATATGAGTGGTATTTGTGTAAGATCTGTGGATTTTGTAATCTCTAGCTTTACTGTAAAGATCAATAGAAGATTCAAATGAGTGGTCTTTGTGTAAGATCTGTGGATTTTGTAATCTCTAGCTTTTCCAATTAAGCAAAGTCATTTCAATATGACcatccaaaagaaagaaaataaaaatcaatatcttctttttctctttgtatCTTTTTGTTTGACCAATCATCTTAAGCTGAATTTTGAGAATTGATCAATGGAGAGACTGTCTTCTTTAACTCCTATACTAGTGACACTTGTCACGACATTCCTTCGAAGTACTCTGTTGTAAACATTCTTAATTTACTCTTGTTACATAATAATCAGAGGGTTGTATCTCAATGCCATTGCTTTTGATTAACTTGCTATGGCTGGCATTTAACAGATTTAATTCTTCAAACTCCTATATATGGTTGGAATTGTACAATTCTCCATTACCCAATGATATCTCCTTAATTTGCGATGTGAGTGACACCTCTCAGAGAATTTTTAATTTCCTTGTACATGAATTTTGAGTACTTAGTTATTAGGACTTATATGCAGACAATACGATCATGGCACATAGTTGGACGTCTTGGTGGATGCAATTCCATGAACATGCAGGTAGATTTGCTTGCACTTTTCATGTATTGGTGTGAATTTATGAATACCGCGGTtgtatttttctaattttagttatcTAAAAAAGGAGAATCTGCTGCAAAGTATCCATCTTACTGAGCAAATGTCATTTTGACTTTTAGTATAAGTATCTTGTTCTCTCCACTTGTGTTGGTATAAATGCACACATTTATTAGGCTTATTAGTTCATTAATTCAGTCATAACTGCCTGGACCTCTCTGGTTATATCATCCTATCAAAGCAATTATGTAAGTTAGCTTTGAGTATTTCCATCTTTCTGCTGTGGTAAAGTTGGATGATGATGTGGGAGATGCCTAGAAAAAGGTGCTTGGAATGGGTTTCCATTGTAGTGTGGGGTTGTCAACACAGCTattgcttttcttttgtttgagtTTCTCTCCCTACAGTAGAACTATTTTCTCTGTGATTTTGACCCTCATTTTGATTTGCAGTTAACAAATATGTAACCAATTGGTGAGAAATATGTATTTTGTGTAAGAAAAAGAATGGAGACTTGTTAACTGTTCTGGATAAGCTACAATTGATAAATAATCAACCCTCCACTAACATGGGTCCCTTGGGTTATCTATTTTGTTCCGATCCCTCATTGTTTTGGATATAATCTCTTAGTTGGCAATCATACTTTTTCTCCCTCACCCCCTCTTTTCTGGAGATGCAATATTAGTCACGTTTAATTTGGCCTGtacatttcattttctttttccttttccaaatGTTGTTTTGTGGCTAAAATCAGTAAAATATGGTCTCTGCAGCTGTCACAGTCTCCTTTGGATAAAAGGCCAAGTTATGATGCAATTCAAGGAGCAAATATGACGCCAACCACATTTTATAACATTGGTGATTTTGAGGTTCAAGATAATTTAGCACGCATATGGTATATGCATCTAGTTATTGTGGATGTTAAGTAGTCACTAGTGAGTTTGGTTACATGCTGATAGTCATTATTAGCTCTGTTTGTAACCTGGCTTTGTGTAGAACCATTTGACAGAAATGACCCCTAAGATTCATACTGATGAACCTAGTCAAAATTTGCAGGGTTGATATTGGGACTAGTGAACCATTGCTTTTGGATATTTTGATAAATGCCTTGACACAGATAAGCTCAGAGTAAGCTCCTCCCTTGTATTTGTTTTGACAATATTGGTTCTTTTCGGGCTCagtaataaaattttttattaagtTGTAAGAGTAACATTGCATGCATCTGTACATTGTACTTTCATACTGCCTAGAAGTAAAACATTAGTTTATTTAGAAATTGTGTCGGCTTTCCAACACACATAGAATGTTTCTTCTGTAACTTTATCTGCTACCGGTTTTCTTGTCACTTGAGAACGATGAACAATGACATCATATAAGTACAGTATGCTTGCCAAGGCATTGTGATTATAACTGGATGTAAAGCTAGGAGGATGTATCATTTTGTTGGAAATATTCCACCCTTGAATCTATTCTATGACTTGACTCCACCCCGGCACATGACAATGATAAATACATGCATCATATCTTGCCTGATTCCATCACCACATTTTGATCCCCAAGAATCTTAGTTGGTGCATACTGAACGCACTAGGGTTGAATTTAAgtataaaatatgaaatttcTAGTGtgttaatcattttttttgttacaCTTCTCGTCTATATGCCTCATGAATGCTTTAGTAGTGCCATGTCCTGTCTCTGTGGTTAAGTCTATAACCGGGCTTCCATGGCTTTTGTTTTGCTCATGTATGCTCCTTCAGTTACCATGGGCTTAGAAAAGTTTTAGAAGAGCCTACTAAATCCAATTTCTTATTTCTCATTTTAACCAAATTGCTGGATTTCTTGCTGTCAGTTACGTTGGAATAAAACAGGTGGTTTTTGGGGGATCTGAATTTGATAACTGGAAGGAGAATTTGTCATCAGAGGTTGCTGGTTGCAGTGTTCACAAAATCTAGATCACCATTGCCTACGAAATTCGATGGCTAATCTCTGAATACATACAGACTAATGAGTAGGGAATGCAAAGAATGACAGATAAATGTTTACACTTTACAGTTAATCTTGCTGGTCTGCATAGTTGGGGTTATGAGGAGGGAGATTGTGTCTCATGGATGTACACTTGAGTTTGAGATATCGAACTGTATGATTTTGACTGTAATTTCAAATAGCTTATTCACTCCacctccccccccaccccaccccaacccaATTTCACCCATGTATGCTAATTGCTCAAAGTGCCAATGAGAAGAATTTATGTTTTTGGCTTCTGTGATTGCAAGAAATGTAATGTGGAAAATGAAACCTGAAAGTAGTCCATACCAGGTCCACCGTCCACCCCAGACCAACTCTGAGCCAGCACTCAAGAACTAGACGTGTGCTGAATGCAAGGGGCACGAGGGTTGacataaaaaaggaaattttcatGCCATAAAAACACTGAGGAGCTTTACTTTGTCCTCCAGACCTACATGCGGTGGACTCTAATGAGGTTTAAAGAACAAGGATGTTGGTCTGAACCTTCTATGTTATGGGTTGCAGTTTCCAGGACTTGCTTTGTGCAGAATCTAGTTTAAccataagggtgttaaacggtccagtttcggttaaatggtttggtttggttcgattcaaatcatttaattaaatggtctcaATTTTTAAACTATAACTGAAACATATACTAAACGGTTTcacggtttggttcgatttgttAAATGGTTTCTGTTTACTTGTGGCATATTTATGTACAATTAAGAGTGATAAACGGTTCAACTTGATTCAAACCGTTTAAGTTTAACTAAATGGCCTCAATTTTGTAGCCATAAccgaatcatttattaaacggtttcattTTGCTTTAGACACCCTTATTTAACCATGGCCTCTTAGAGATAAGATTCGTTAGTTCAATTCAAATGCCCCTGAAACCATACCAATCTATTTTCATTGCAGTGAAAAATTAACTGATCTGGTGCAACGGGTGACATCTCCTTTGGATGATAATTAGTTGTCTAGCATCATATTTATGGAAATTATATATGCCATAATGTATTTTTTGTATGCACCGGACATAAAATGCTTTGGCCATGCTGATGCTTCAGTTGATTTCATATGTTtttatcaaaatattttttcaagCTTCTGCTGGTCCAAATGCTGAACCAGAACAGATAACCAAGTGAGCATCATGGTTTGAAGAATAGGGAATCAGATCGGTGAATCGGGCCTATTCTCAATTCAAGTTTCGCCACAAATAGCTTAGAGTCCCAATTccgatccagatccacatcggAATCCTCTCTGACTGATtctgagttttaaaaccttggtgaGCATAGCCCATAATCTGTATAGGGGCTGACACATCCCAGCAGAATTAAGCATCTAATAAGTTTACCAAAAATAATTCTCCAAGCTGTTAGATTCAAAGTCTAATTTCTCAATAGCAAAATTCTGAAAAGCATAAAATACAAATGTAACTACATAATTTACAAACAAGTCCCAGGTGACCCAAACCTACTAAGTCACCAAAGCATTAAAGAACGCATTGGGGACAAGTATAGACCAAATGCTACTATCACTCACAATGGCTACTTAGACTTCACACCCTGAAGTGAAGATACCTTCATTGCAATTGACACAATTTCTTTCACCCGATCATCAACTAACTGACGTAATGCCTCCTCTTGATTAGTTTGGTTTTTGTCAATCTCAACACTATTTCCTCCACCAGCCTGTGTCTGGAACATGACAAATGTTATGTCAATGTTGTCACCATTTGGAACATCAATCAAATGCTTCCCAGCAGTCCCAGAATCTTTTCCTAAGATATCAGCTTTTGTACGTTCAGAAATAAAAGTCATATAGTTCTCCATGTACTTGTCAACAGGATCAAGGCCAAGATAGATAAGAACCTCCCAGCATTGGAGAAACTGTTTCTTGTTAATCTTCAAGCTCTTCCTGACATTCTCAACTACACTAGCAGGTGGTTCCAATTGAAACTTAGAGGTTTTCTTGGACAGATTTCCTTGGTTAAGATGAGAAACAACAGATTTAACTGCTTGATGTACCGGGTCAAAATCAAGCAGGTGGAGCATGTCCATGCAGGTCCGCACATGCTGAAGGTAGTCAGATGGCTCTTCAACTGTCACATCATAAACATTTTCTGATATTGCTACCTCATGCAGAACCTCTAAAAGGTACCGGCCATGACCTTGGCCCTGATAAGGAGGCAACACTAGTATCTGCAACCATGATAAGATGACCATGACATGAGAATGATGATTGAACAGCTAGCTCAAAGGTATCAAGGGTCATTTTACATCCAAGGTTAATAAAGaaatttattaaatgattttatCAGAAGAGAGCTCCTAGCAAACAGAGCATGGAGCAACTACCTTGGTGCATATGTCAGTAACATCAGACTGAAAAATCTGACAGTGCCTTAACAACTTAGAACTAATATTTCATATCTTAAATATTTTTCCCATACGGTTAATGTAAGAATCTAGGAGAACAAAACCTGGCTGATACGTAAGCGTGAACTATCAGGGTAGCGATAAAAGCGGTAAACAGCTGCAAATCCAAGCAATCTGAGGTCAACATCCTCCTGGTTGCCTAGTGTCTTCTGAACCACAAGATAAATCTCCCATCTTGGATCCGTGATGTCAATGGGACTGCTACCTGAACaaaaaaacttttttgaaaCAAATTGACATCACTTTAATATAGATTGGGCTGGGGAGGCATGGTTGGGGGAGTTTGGTTGTGTAATAAATGACGCACACTCCATACATGGGAAGTTGCAAATGATTATAATGGAAATTTCTACTAGCTTAGGTAATAAAAATTACCATCAACAAGAAGAAGTACAAGAGGCACCAACCGACTGTACAGCAATCCAACAGGCAAGCTGTTTATAGCCAAGCGAATGACCTGACGCTGCACAAGGGGAAGAGAAAATCATGAATGGTAGTCAAAAAATTCAACCACAGATAAAAATTTGGGAGAGTCTGTATGCCAGACCAATGGCTGTCCTAAAAAAGGTATCATTACATGGGACCCATATTCAGAGcaggagagaaaataataaataaaaaaaaaaaaaaaacccatgtcAGAAGGAAATTGCACTCTAGCATCATGGGGTagttttttccaaaaaattatagTGGTAGCTCTTACGGCAAATTATATTAAGATACGCATGTAGTTCAATTAAGTAGAAGAAAATGCATTTTACATTGTTGGAATGATTTCAAATCATTTCCAGCAGAAACTCTGTTAATTCCCAGAAAGATCTTCTGGGACTCAACACATCTATGAGTTGAACCCTAAATGGTAAGTGAATAACAGAACTGATCTTTCATTGATACTTAACTACATGGTTATCATGCAATATACAATAGCACATTGGGAGGTTGATAAAGTAACTAGTAACTTGAGAAAAAGTTTGGACCTTAGGAACCAAATCATGCACTGGAGGTGGAGCAAGATGTGAGACAGAATCATTGCCTTTTTGGAGTGCCAAGTTGGAAATGCCCCAAAGTATTAGGGTGCCAATAAGAAGCTCCAAATTATTGAAGCACCAGTGGAGTATATTCTCATAATCTTACTGAAATTATTATCAAGAGCATACAGGGCATGGGACAACTGTGcatttctgtgtgtgtgtgtgtgtgtgtgtgtgtgtgtgtgtgagagagagagagagagagagacgtgaATGAGGAGTATACAACAATTTAGCAAGTTCCAAGGTATTGGAGTACCGGTAACGAGAATGGTCATTTTTATTGCACTTGTTGTCAAGCGAAGTATGCTAAAGATGTTAGAGAGAGTAGAAGTACATAGATTGGAAATTATTTTAGGTGGTTTTCAAGGCTACCCTGTTCATAAAAGGTTTATATCCTGGAGCAGTACCCTTTAACACAGTTCTGGACAGTGGACTCTAAGGTCAAGCCagtttatatattaaaaaaaatggaatttgaTGGTCTAAACAATTTAACCATTGTTCCAACCATAAAAGGAGGGTGTAAACTGAAAAAAGGAATTGCATATACAATAGTTGCCCAGGCGAACAACCAAACACTTTCCACACACTCATTTAAAATACTGGTTCATATAGGACAGATATTACAGAGACTGCTACTACCTGTAAATTCAAGGGAGGAAAGCACTTGCTATATACCAGTATTTGAGTCTAAGCTTCTCCTATAAGAATTCAGTTCTTTTGATTTCAGCTGGCACGACAAAATCTAATGCATATGAGAACAGGAAAATTGAGAAGTAGAAAAGAACCTCCACAGTATTTGCCTCTGATTCCAAATGATTATTAGATTTGTTACTGCATTCCTGGGAAGCTTTGCAGTCTATGACCTTTCCATTTGAGATAGAAGTTCTGAAGCaggaaaagagatggaaaaCAAGCATTAACCAAAAGGCTGAGCATACAcagcatgtgtgtgtgtggatacATGTGGGTGTCCAGTCAAACCAAAGATGCACAAGCTGCCATTTGTACCTGATGTAACAACTCTCCGTAgagaaagtttgaagaaaatccTCCTTATTCTCAAGCAGAGATTCACCAAAAATTGCCTGTCAAAATTACCCAACTTTTATTGTACAAGTGAGGACAAAATATCAGATAGTTCAAAGCAGGTGGTTAATGGTACCTGAAGAGCAGACTTCAGATCTGTGATCCCTTTCCCTCCCTTACAACAGATCAAGATAAGTTAATGTTAGAGTGCAGCCATAAGATTCAATGTTAGAAACTTGACGATATGTTTTATTTTGTGGCCAAATGCAAAAAGGTTCCAATACAAAGTAACCAGAAAAGGTAAGTAAGATGAATcaagaataaaaggaaatacagcataagatttttcaaaacttaaTAAGGTGCAAGCAGTATGTTATCCTCCTAGTGCACTAGAGTTCAGCCAGTTCGTCAAAGAGTTCTCAAGAAATAAATTCATGCAGCGCCTAAAGACCAAAATACAAGGACTTCAAAAAGTATAGTGGCTCGCTGAACTAAAAATGGGGCAAGCAATTTTTAGTATTTACCTCTGATGAACTCTGAAATTTAATATCAGCATATGCATGAAAAGAAATGCTACTCAACGAGATGGTAATCTGCACAAGATAAtgttggaaaataaaataataataataacaatattattaattaataaatacaCAAGCAAGCTGCATTGAAATGTAAACCATTGTT
The sequence above is a segment of the Telopea speciosissima isolate NSW1024214 ecotype Mountain lineage chromosome 7, Tspe_v1, whole genome shotgun sequence genome. Coding sequences within it:
- the LOC122667577 gene encoding uncharacterized protein LOC122667577; this translates as MFILHPFTSLLQPPKLKLKSCNFSGGPCFSASLHPLPFITLPSSCSRWRPETSSLVARTNRNGESENQKLQKENEEDDEDMDEYEDEDYGEVSSGNNFRGREEEEKDYDRDPAFAEILGSYFDNPEKAQARVEERIRKKRSKILHTKTGSSLPMKVTFNKFNSSNSYIWLELYNSPLPNDISLICDTIRSWHIVGRLGGCNSMNMQLSQSPLDKRPSYDAIQGANMTPTTFYNIGDFEVQDNLARIWVDIGTSEPLLLDILINALTQISSDYVGIKQVVFGGSEFDNWKENLSSEVAGCSVHKI
- the LOC122667576 gene encoding histone acetyltransferase type B catalytic subunit-like translates to MGLKQATADASSDAKKRRRVGFSEIDVGIEANECLKIFMVSSKEEVNAASGSCIDPVDLNRFFGEDGKIYGYKDLKITISLSSISFHAYADIKFQSSSEGGKGITDLKSALQAIFGESLLENKEDFLQTFSTESCYIRTSISNGKVIDCKASQECSNKSNNHLESEANTVERQVIRLAINSLPVGLLYSRLVPLVLLLVDGSSPIDITDPRWEIYLVVQKTLGNQEDVDLRLLGFAAVYRFYRYPDSSRLRISQILVLPPYQGQGHGRYLLEVLHEVAISENVYDVTVEEPSDYLQHVRTCMDMLHLLDFDPVHQAVKSVVSHLNQGNLSKKTSKFQLEPPASVVENVRKSLKINKKQFLQCWEVLIYLGLDPVDKYMENYMTFISERTKADILGKDSGTAGKHLIDVPNGDNIDITFVMFQTQAGGGNSVEIDKNQTNQEEALRQLVDDRVKEIVSIAMKVSSLQGVKSK